The following coding sequences are from one Malaciobacter pacificus window:
- a CDS encoding IS256 family transposase → MEERINFDFNEVLEKFKNGKNLTGKDGLLAPLIKQLTEAALEAEVESHIANDVLSGKRNRKNGVNKKTIKGLSDGSFELETPRDRNGTFEPQIVKKHQTTISNEIEDKILSMYGLGMSYSDISSHIEEIYQVSISTATISAITDKIIDKVKAWQTRPLDSIYPFVWLDAIHYKIKDGGKYVSKAVYTVLGVNMEGKKDILGLYLSESEGANFWLSVLTDLNNRGLQDILIASVDGLKGFPEAIKTIFPKTEVQLCIIHQIRNSIRYVASKNHKEFMKDLKPVYQAVSKEAAEDALLALDEKWGKLYPIVLQSWNNKWENLSVYFKYPPEIRKVIYTTNIIESVHRQFRKLTKTKGAFPNENSLLKLLYMGMKNATKKWNMPMWNWNLTLSQLAIFFEGRLDSELKI, encoded by the coding sequence ATGGAAGAGAGAATTAACTTTGACTTCAATGAAGTTTTAGAAAAATTTAAAAATGGTAAAAATCTTACTGGTAAAGATGGACTTTTAGCTCCTCTTATCAAACAACTAACAGAAGCTGCACTTGAAGCAGAAGTTGAATCACATATTGCTAATGATGTTCTTTCAGGAAAAAGAAATAGAAAGAATGGTGTAAATAAAAAAACTATTAAAGGTTTATCTGATGGTTCTTTTGAACTTGAAACTCCAAGAGATAGAAATGGAACATTTGAACCTCAAATAGTAAAAAAACATCAAACTACAATTTCAAATGAAATAGAAGATAAAATCCTTTCAATGTATGGCTTAGGAATGAGCTACAGTGATATATCGTCTCATATTGAAGAAATATATCAAGTATCTATTTCAACTGCAACAATTAGTGCTATTACAGATAAAATAATTGATAAAGTTAAAGCTTGGCAAACAAGACCATTAGATTCAATCTATCCATTTGTATGGTTAGATGCAATACATTATAAAATTAAAGATGGTGGTAAATATGTATCAAAAGCTGTTTACACAGTTTTAGGTGTAAATATGGAAGGTAAAAAAGATATATTAGGACTTTACCTTTCAGAAAGTGAAGGAGCAAACTTCTGGCTTAGTGTTTTAACTGATTTAAACAATAGAGGATTACAAGATATTTTAATTGCTTCTGTTGATGGATTAAAAGGATTTCCTGAAGCTATAAAAACTATATTTCCAAAAACTGAAGTACAACTGTGTATTATTCATCAAATTAGAAATTCAATAAGATATGTGGCTTCTAAGAACCATAAAGAGTTTATGAAAGATTTAAAACCAGTTTATCAAGCTGTTTCAAAAGAAGCAGCAGAAGATGCACTTTTAGCTTTAGATGAAAAATGGGGAAAACTATATCCAATAGTTTTACAATCTTGGAATAATAAATGGGAAAATCTATCTGTTTATTTTAAATATCCACCAGAGATTAGAAAAGTAATATACACAACAAATATTATTGAATCTGTACATAGACAATTTAGGAAACTTACCAAAACAAAAGGTGCATTTCCAAATGAGAACAGCCTATTAAAACTGCTTTATATGGGAATGAAAAATGCCACTAAAAAATGGAATATGCCAATGTGGAATTGGAACTTAACACTTTCACAATTGGCAATATTTTTCGAGGGTAGATTGGATAGCGAACTTAAAATTTAA